One window of the Methanocaldococcus vulcanius M7 genome contains the following:
- a CDS encoding 50S ribosomal protein L23, with protein MDAFDVIKMPVVTEKTVKMIEEENKLVFYVDKKATKEDIKKAMKELFDVEVEKVNTLITPKGEKKAYVKLKPKYDATKIAASLGIY; from the coding sequence ATGGACGCCTTTGATGTAATAAAAATGCCAGTGGTAACTGAAAAAACAGTTAAAATGATTGAAGAGGAAAATAAATTAGTATTCTATGTAGATAAAAAAGCCACAAAAGAGGATATAAAAAAAGCAATGAAAGAGTTGTTTGATGTGGAAGTTGAAAAAGTAAACACACTAATAACTCCAAAAGGAGAGAAGAAAGCATATGTTAAATTAAAACCAAAATACGATGCAACCAAAATTGCAGCAAGCTTAGGAATCTACTAA